A DNA window from Phoenix dactylifera cultivar Barhee BC4 chromosome 13, palm_55x_up_171113_PBpolish2nd_filt_p, whole genome shotgun sequence contains the following coding sequences:
- the LOC103707273 gene encoding stress-related protein, which translates to MAESKYESEEISQEGGRPKLKYLDFVHVAAMQAVVCLASLYDFARENSGPLKPGVQTVEGTVKTVIGPVYDKFHDVPLELLKFVDRKVADSVRELQRHVPSPVKSASAQAYTAAQKAPQVARCVAGEVQRSGMVATAAGMVRACCKRFEPAASQLYKKYEPVAEKYAVAAWRSLNRLPLFPQVAQIGIPWAAYWSEKYNRAVGCAAERGYAVAQCMPLVPTERIAKVFGDGSPESPSGSSKPAPPVAAAAAECG; encoded by the exons ATGGCCGAATCCAAGTACGAGTCCGAAGAAATC AGCCAGGAAGGGGGAAGGCCGAAGCTCAAGTACCTGGACTTCGTGCACGTGGCGGCGATGCAGGCGGTGGTTTGCTTGGCGAGCCTCTACGACTTCGCCAGGGAGAACTCTGGCCCGCTGAAGCCCGGCGTCCAGACCGTTGAGGGCACCGTCAAGACCGTCATCGGCCCCGTCTACGATAAGTTCCACGATGTCCCCCTCGAGCTTCTCAAGTTCGTCGATCGCAAG GTTGCCGACTCGGTGCGGGAGCTGCAGCGGCACGTGCCATCCCCGGTGAAGTCGGCGTCGGCCCAGGCGTACACGGCGGCCCAGAAGGCTCCGCAGGTGGCGCGGTGCGTCGCCGGCGAGGTCCAGCGTTCCGGGATGGTGGCAACGGCGGCCGGGATGGTGAGGGCGTGCTGCAAGCGGTTCGAGCCGGCGGCCAGCCAGCTGTACAAGAAGTACGAACCGGTGGCCGAGAAGTACGCTGTGGCCGCGTGGCGGTCACTGAACCGTCTCCCGCTGTTCCCCCAGGTGGCGCAGATCGGGATCCCCTGGGCGGCGTACTGGTCGGAGAAGTACAATCGGGCGGTGGGGTGCGCAGCGGAGCGGGGGTACGCAGTGGCGCAGTGCATGCCTCTCGTCCCCACGGAGAGGATCGCCAAGGTGTTCGGGGACGGGTCGCCGGAGTCGCCCTCGGGGAGCAGCAAGCCGGCGCCGCCGGTGGCTGCCGCGGCGGCGGAGTGTGGTTGA
- the LOC108510678 gene encoding UPF0496 protein 1-like, which translates to MGCQSSKPDQAIVVSSIDAIRAVRLDDTYPLVEELRSLGVASGLHPVSQAVSGAPELKEAISKNPGLQSFVNDHLNVVITTLRSLARVRGLLDKSRGISSSVGAALEGFEKENAERRNDKKEKKKKNKKKKTKITNKCSEVVEKLKGSRALGDPFAGLNTDELRPACEWQRSLLDALRRRHRELEKRLRSVKKWRKAWNVIYTAGFVAVLACSVVLAAVASPAAAVTGATACATAMKAVEPWINSVCDEREGSLQGEKDVIATMRRKGGFAVHDLENVRSIVEKLKIDIDAMLDRVDFAISKAEDGEEMAVKIGNEDIMAKKGDVDKGVDTLKEKLDSSEREIMRAAAEFLETIMKDI; encoded by the coding sequence ATGGGTTGTCAGTCCAGCAAGCCCGACCAAGCGATCGTTGTAAGCTCGATCGACGCTATCAGAGCAGTTCGACTTGATGATACGTACCCGCTCGTGGAGGAGCTCCGATCCCTTGGCGTCGCTTCCGGCCTCCACCCGGTCTCCCAGGCCGTCTCCGGCGCACCTGAGCTCAAGGAGGCAATCTCGAAGAACCCCGGCCTCCAATCCTTTGTAAATGACCACCTCAACGTTGTCATCACGACGCTGAGGTCTCTCGCCAGGGTCAGAGGCCTTCTCGACAAGTCCCGCGGAATTTCATCTTCTGTCGGCGCGGCTCTCGAAGGCTTCGAGAAGGAGAATGCCGAAAGAAGGAATgacaagaaggagaagaagaagaagaataagaagaagaagacgaagatcacCAACAAGTGCTCGGAGGTGGTGGAAAAGTTGAAGGGGTCGAGGGCGTTGGGCGACCCGTTCGCGGGCCTAAACACCGATGAGCTACGGCCGGCTTGCGAATGGCAGCGGTCGCTGCTGGACGCGCTGCGTCGAAGGCATCGCGAGCTCGAGAAGAGGCTGAGATCGGTCAAGAAGTGGAGGAAGGCTTGGAATGTCATCTACACGGCAGGGTTCGTGGCGGTCTTAGCCTGCTCGGTGGTGCTCGCGGCTGTGGCGTCACCGGCTGCCGCCGTCACAGGAGCCACGGCATGTGCCACTGCCATGAAGGCTGTCGAGCCGTGGATCAACTCGGTGTGCGACGAGCGCGAGGGCTCGTTGCAGGGGGAGAAGGATGTTATAGCGACGATGCGAAGAAAGGGTGGGTTTGCAGTGCATGACTTGGAGAACGTAAGGTCGATTGTTGAGAAGTTAAAGATTGACATCGATGCGATGTTGGATCGTGTTGACTTTGCAATCAGCAAGGCGGAGGATGGGGAGGAGATGGCGGTCAAGATTGGGAATGAGGATATTATGGCAAAGAAGGGGGACGTTGATAAAGGTGTTGATACTTTGAAGGAGAAGTTGGATTCGTCTGAGCGTGAGATTATGAGGGCGGCAGCTGAGTTCTTGGAGACCATAATGAAGGACATCTAG